CGAAGCTGACCCGGGCGGCCGGCCTCTGCGCCGTCGCGGCCGGCCTGCTGTTCATCGCCGTCCAGATCGCCCACCCGCCGGTGGACGCCGCCCTCGTCACCACGACCGAGTGGGCGGTCCGGCAGAGCGCGAAGGTGCTCATGGCGGTCCTCGCGCTCGCCGGCATCACCGGCATGCACCTGACCCAGGTGCGCCGGGCCGGGCTGTTCGGCCTCCTCGCCTACCTGGTGTTCGCCGCCGGGTACCTGGCGATGCTGGGCGTCGAGCTCATCGGGCTGTGCGTCCTGCCGTCGGTCGCGTCGAGCGCACCCGGTTGGGTCGACGACGTCCTCGCCGCGGCGACGGGCGGCACCCCGGCCGGGGACATCGGCCTGTTCGCGACGCTGAGCCTCGTCTCCGGCCTCACCTACATCGGTGGCGGCACCCTCTTCGGCATCGCCCTGTTCCGCGCGGACGTCCTCGCCCGGTGGGCCGCCGCGCTCCTCTCCGCCGGCGCACTCGCCACCGCCACGATCCCGCTGTTCCCCGGGGTCAACCAACGCCTGTTCGCCGTGCCCGTCGCCGTCGCGCTGATCGGACTCGGGATCTCGCTGTGGCGGTCGCCACGCGTCGCTGCCCTGCCGGCCCCCGCCCCGCGGCTCGACCCGGCCCCCGCGCCGTGACCCGGCCGACCGGCTACCGGATCCGGGTCGACGGGCACCTCGACGACCACTGGTCCACCCGGCTCGGCGGCCTCGACCTGGTGCGCGAGCAGGACGGGACGACGACCCTCGGCGGGGAGGTCCCGGACCAGGCGGCGCTGCACGGGCTGCTCGCCGTGCTCCGGGACCTCGGCGTACCGCTGATCTCGGTGGCGGCCGTCGGCGGGGGGCCCGGCCCCGGGCGCCCGCGGCACCGCTGACGCGGTGCGCCGCCCGGTGGGTCCGGTCCGCGCACCGACCGTCGCTGTGACCTGCGTCGCCTCCGCTGGAGCATGCCGCGGCGGCACAGCCCACGGTGGTGCCCACACCGACCGGCTCCCGAGGAGACACCGTGACCACCGACCTGCCCGCCGCCCACCCCGACCGCGGAACGCGGCCCGGGCCGTTCGGCAGGGCGCTCCGGACCGTCCGCGACAACCTCGGCGCCTACCTCGTCGTCAACGCCGTGATGTACGGCCTGTCGATCGCCGGGTTCGTCACGGCACTGGTCTTCCCCGAGCTCAACGCCGCGCAGGTGGCGTCCCTGCAGGCCGACGGGACCGCCGACCTGGTCCTGTCGCTGCTCGGCAACGTGTGGTTGTTCGCCCTGGTCATCCTGGGGGTCAACACGGTGACGGTCGGTGCGCTGTCGATCCTGCTGCCGTCGATGATCGTGCCCTTCGCCGGCATCGCCGTGTTCGCCTACCGGGCCGTCGACATCGGCCTGACGCTCGCCCCCGCCGACCGGACCGGCTGGGTCGTCCTCGTCCCGCACTCCCTGACCTACCTCATCGAGTTCCAGGCCTACGTCCTCCTCGTCCTCGGCGCCTACCTCCTCGGGAGGTCCTGGCTCCGCCCCGCGTCCGTCGGCGCCCCGAACCGCCGGGCGGGCTACGTCAGCGGGCTGCGGCAGATCGGCCGGCTGAGCCTGCCCGCCCTGGTCCTGTTCGTCGTCGGCGCGGTCTACGAGGCGTTCACGCTCAGCTACCTGGTTCCCGTGCTGGTCCAGGCCATGAGCTGAGCACCGGCTCGACGTCCCGCCCTCCGGAGCCCTGACCCACCTGGAGCCACGATGACCACCGGCACGAGCGCGGAGACCGTCGCCGGCCCGGCCCGGTCGCCCTGTACCGGACCCCG
This sequence is a window from Pseudonocardia petroleophila. Protein-coding genes within it:
- a CDS encoding stage II sporulation protein M, with product MTTDLPAAHPDRGTRPGPFGRALRTVRDNLGAYLVVNAVMYGLSIAGFVTALVFPELNAAQVASLQADGTADLVLSLLGNVWLFALVILGVNTVTVGALSILLPSMIVPFAGIAVFAYRAVDIGLTLAPADRTGWVVLVPHSLTYLIEFQAYVLLVLGAYLLGRSWLRPASVGAPNRRAGYVSGLRQIGRLSLPALVLFVVGAVYEAFTLSYLVPVLVQAMS